The window TCTTAATGGGATTTTCACTGGTTCATAATTATCCTTCAGCTGAGCAGTTCACTTCTCTTGAGCCTGCTGTCCGTGCAACGATGAAGGCTGGTCCGATGATTCTTATCCTTACTTACTTCTTCCTGACCGTTGCTGAGTTGTTTATCTCTCCACTGGGTCTGAGTTTTGTAAGTAAGGTTGCTCCTAAGAATCTTCAGGGACTTTGTCAGGGTTTATGGTTAGGTGCTACTGCTGTTGGTAATGGCTTCCTTTGGATTGGTCCATTGATGTATAACAAGTGGTCAATTTGGACTTGTTGGCTTGTTTTTGCCATCGTATGTTTCATTTCTATGGTTGTTATGTTCGGTATGGTGAAGTGGCTGGAGCGTGTAACGAAGTCTTAATATAAAATGATAGACCTCTTATAAGGGAATTATAGCTAATTGATTTTGAGTATTTAGAGCATTGTCAAATAACCAAATGAATCTTGGTGGGTTTTATAAAATATTTGATCAATGCTATAAGAAAGAGGGTGTGTCAAAATACAAATATCATTTTGATAATCTTACAGTTTGAAACAATCTAATAAAAAATGACCATTTCTATACTCGATTTTGAGTAAAGAAATGGTCTTTTCTTTGCCTTTAGAAGAATCCTACTTATAGATTGCAAGTTGTCAAGTTATTAATTTGCATTTTGACACACCCTCTTTTATCATGTAATCATATTTGAATGACCAATATCTCTATCGTATAAGTAAGTCGATTAGCGTCTTACTCTCTTATTATAAGGGTGATAATCCTTCCTTCTTTTTATCCTTTTATCAACGTGTTGTAGCCTAACACATAATGTGCGAACGCCCCGCACATGTTGTGCGGAGCGTTCGCACTAATGGTGCTAAGCACTAAATACCTTGTAATCTATTATTAGAAGGTGTGTAATTTATTATCAAAAAAGGGCTACACAGTCCTAAACACATAGTGTTTATTTGATTAGGGGCTTGCTACGCTAAGTTATAGAAGTTCATCTACTTTAGCTTTTCAGCTAAATACTTACCTGTCAAACTCTCCTTGCAGCGAGCCACCTCTTCTGGTGTAGCAGCTATTACGAGGTTTCCACCCTTATCACCTCCATCAGGACCAAGGTCGATGACATGGTCAGCACACTTGATGACATCAAGGTTATGTTCGATGACTAATATCGTATGTCCACGTTCGATGAGCGCATTGAAAGCATGCAGTAGACGATCGATATCATGGAAGTGTAGACCTGTTGTTGGCTCATCAAAGATGAAGAGTGTTGGTTCTTGCTGTTCTTGTCCAATGAAGTAGGCAAGTTTCACACGTTGGTTCTCACCGCCAGAGAGGGTAGAAGAACTTTGTCCGAGTTTGATGTAACCAAGACCAACATCCTCTAAAGGCTTCAATCGGTTGACAATCGCTTTGCGTTTGTGCTCACTGAAGAATTGGATAGCCTCAGACACAGTCATGTTCAAGACGTCGTTGATATTCTTACCTTGGAACTGTACGTCAAGAATCTCACGCTTAAAGCGTTGTCCGTGACACTCCTCACACTCTAAGACAAGGTCTGCCATAAACTGCATCTCCACTGTAATGACACCTGCACCCTTACATTCTTCGCAGCGTCCCCCCTCAGTGTTGAATGAGAAATACTGTGGTGTAAAGCCCATCTGCTTTGATAACTGCTGGTCTGCAAATAGCTTTCTTATTTCATCGTATGCCTTTACGTATGTGGCGGGGTTAGAGCGTGTACTCTTACCGATAGGGTTCTGATCTACAAACTCAACGTGTTTAATCTGCTTCCAGTCACCTCCAAGAGAAGAATATTCACCTGGTGTGTCGGCAACCTCATCCAAATGGCGTTTGAGGGCAGGGTAGAGTATACCTTTCACAAGGGAAGACTTTCCGCTACCACTGACTCCTGTCACTACAGTAAAGACATTCAGAGGGAACTTTACGTCAACACCCTTAAGATTATTCATGCGTGCTCCCTTCAATTCTATAGCCATATTCCATGGTCGACGACTTGTAGGTGTTTCGATAACTTCCGTTCCTGTGAGGTATTTAATGGTATATGAACGGGGGTACTGCTCCAGTAATTGCAGTGATTGAGTATTTTTTTTCTCTTTAATATCTCCCTCTATTCGTTTGATATCAGATACTTTACCTTCGAACACAATCTCACCACCAAGTCGACCTGCATCTGGTCCAACGTCAATCAGGTAATCAGCAGCACGCATAATTTCCTCATCATGTTCCACGACAACCACCGTGTTACCTAATGCTTGAAGTTCCTTCAGTACGTGAATAAGGCGGTCTGTATCTCGACTGTGCAAACCAATGGAAGGCTCGTCAAGTATATAGAGTGAGCCAACGAGGGAAGAACCAAGGGAAGTTGTGAGATTGATGCGTTGACTCTCACCACCACTCAATGAGTTAGATTGGCGGTTAAGGGTGAGGTAGCCCAATCCTACGTCTAAAAGGAACTGCAAACGACTTGTTATCTCGGTCATCAATCGCTTACTAACTTCCTGTTCATGCTCTGTTAGTTTCAGATTGTCAAACCATTGTTTAAGGTTGATGATTGGCATATCAACGAGGTCGGTGATAGCCATGCCACCTATCTTCACCCATGTAGCTTCTTTTTTTAGCTTCGTGCCATGGCAGTCTGGGCAAACTGTTTTGCCACGATAACGGCTGAGCATGACACGGTATTGAATCTTGTATTGGTTCTCTTTCAGCATTTGGAAGAAGGTATCAATACAGATACGGTCGTGAATGTCTTTCTTTCTTTCGCTTGGTAGACCCTTCCAAAGACTTTCTTTCTCAGCCTTAGTTAGCTCAAAATAAGGCTTAAAGATAGGGAAGTTGTCTTTTGCAGCACGTCTGCAGAACTCATCTTTCCATGCTGCCATCTTCTCGCCGTGCCAACATTGTACACAGCCATCATAGACAGAAAGAGACGAGTCAGGGATAACTAACTTCTCATCGATTCCGATGACACGACCAAAACCCTCACAAGTCGGACATGCACCGAGGGGAGAATTGAACGAAAACATATTATCGTTCGGTTCTTCAAAGCGTATGCCGTCTGCTTCAAAACGCGTAGAGAAATCATAGGTAAGCTTAGCTGGCAGAATCATTAACTGCATATTGCCGTCGCCCTCATAAAAAGCAGTCTCGCATGAGTCAGTGAGTCGGGTCAGTGTATCTTTGGAGTTGTCAACTGACAAACGGTCAATAACGAGATAGATATTCTTTGCTTTATCCTTTGCCGTGCTTTTATTGTCATCATCAGCAGGGTTATGTTTAAGCCAGTCTTCTATGCGGATAAAGTCATTATCTACATAGATACGTGCATAACCTTCCTGCATCTCCATCTCAAGTTGGTTCTGTACGCTTCGTCCTTCAACGATGTGGAGTGGGGCAAGGATACAGAACTTTGTTCCTTCTGAGTAGGACATGACTTTCTCAATGACGTCTTCAACGGAATGATGCTTCACCTCCTCGCCAGATACTGGACTGAAAGTCCTACCTATACGAGCATAAAGAAGACGGAGATATTCGTATATTTCGGTAGAAGTACCCACTGCTGAGCGTGGATTACGTGAAATAACCTTTTGCTCAATGGCGATAGCAGGGGGGAGTCCTTTGATGAAGTCGACCTCAGGTTTAGACATTCTGCCTAAGAACTGACGGGCATAAGCAGAAAGACTTTCCACATATCGGCGTTGTCCTTCAGCGTAGAGTGTGTCGAAAGCAAGCGATGACTTGCCCGAACCTGATACGCCAGTAATGGCAACAAACTTACCTTGAGGGATTCTTACATCTATATTTTTTAGGTTGTTAACCTTAGCTCCTTTTACCTCAATATATTTATTCATATTTTTCAACTTTATTCTACATTTATCCTTACATACTCTTAAAAGAGATTTAAAGGATTAATCGCAGTATGCAAAATTACAAAAAAACTTTGGTTCTTTCTGATATTTACTTTATATTTGCAAGCGATATTTGATTTTAAAAGAACACAATTATGAGAGTTAAGAAATTATTGGTTATTGCTTTGTTGGCCCTTCCAATGATGGGTATGGCACAAAGCTCATATGAGCAGATAGGTGAATCTGCAAGCATTACACAGTTTGAAAACAAGCAGAATAGCGCAGCTTACCAGCAATGGTTGAGCCAGTATGAAGAGTGTGGTCGTCAGATCAATGCTATATCTGAGCAGTACCAGCGTGAGGTTGAGAAGCGTGGCTATCCAAAGAAGAAGACCGTCAAGGCTAAGATGGCACTTGTAAATCAGTATATCAGTTTGTTGCAGCAGCAGCGTGATTCACCAGAACTGAATCAGGGTGTTGATCTTGACAAGGTGAATAGTAAGATTACTATGTGGCAGGAACAGCTTGAAGGTTTGGCTGCTTTGCTGAAGAAGATTTAAATCGTATTATAT is drawn from Prevotella melaninogenica and contains these coding sequences:
- the uvrA gene encoding excinuclease ABC subunit UvrA is translated as MNKYIEVKGAKVNNLKNIDVRIPQGKFVAITGVSGSGKSSLAFDTLYAEGQRRYVESLSAYARQFLGRMSKPEVDFIKGLPPAIAIEQKVISRNPRSAVGTSTEIYEYLRLLYARIGRTFSPVSGEEVKHHSVEDVIEKVMSYSEGTKFCILAPLHIVEGRSVQNQLEMEMQEGYARIYVDNDFIRIEDWLKHNPADDDNKSTAKDKAKNIYLVIDRLSVDNSKDTLTRLTDSCETAFYEGDGNMQLMILPAKLTYDFSTRFEADGIRFEEPNDNMFSFNSPLGACPTCEGFGRVIGIDEKLVIPDSSLSVYDGCVQCWHGEKMAAWKDEFCRRAAKDNFPIFKPYFELTKAEKESLWKGLPSERKKDIHDRICIDTFFQMLKENQYKIQYRVMLSRYRGKTVCPDCHGTKLKKEATWVKIGGMAITDLVDMPIINLKQWFDNLKLTEHEQEVSKRLMTEITSRLQFLLDVGLGYLTLNRQSNSLSGGESQRINLTTSLGSSLVGSLYILDEPSIGLHSRDTDRLIHVLKELQALGNTVVVVEHDEEIMRAADYLIDVGPDAGRLGGEIVFEGKVSDIKRIEGDIKEKKNTQSLQLLEQYPRSYTIKYLTGTEVIETPTSRRPWNMAIELKGARMNNLKGVDVKFPLNVFTVVTGVSGSGKSSLVKGILYPALKRHLDEVADTPGEYSSLGGDWKQIKHVEFVDQNPIGKSTRSNPATYVKAYDEIRKLFADQQLSKQMGFTPQYFSFNTEGGRCEECKGAGVITVEMQFMADLVLECEECHGQRFKREILDVQFQGKNINDVLNMTVSEAIQFFSEHKRKAIVNRLKPLEDVGLGYIKLGQSSSTLSGGENQRVKLAYFIGQEQQEPTLFIFDEPTTGLHFHDIDRLLHAFNALIERGHTILVIEHNLDVIKCADHVIDLGPDGGDKGGNLVIAATPEEVARCKESLTGKYLAEKLK